The Cryptomeria japonica chromosome 9, Sugi_1.0, whole genome shotgun sequence DNA segment gttaaaccctaacaaatcaagtttattggtttattatctgatgagctgtaatgatggagacacatgtgatcatttgattaaggatatattcaaattgttttggtgtgtttgttcttatctagggaaggagaaaagtggattgcatctaatgcacaatgcgtgataaGTTACAAATTCCAATAGAGCAATGATCATGGAGCGATTGAAATtgccttgaagaatgtgaagagattatcatgatttctaatggtcaagattgtaccgacttgtttgtaatatcgatgatgagaattaggtttttgctgtgttatcgacctaattgatttctatttaaggtcgatgaagttgtttgttaaggttgttggcaaggttggtagaaaacctgttgagtgtgtagttgccaaattggtgaatggatctgcactttgagtgaaggtagattgaaggttatagaaggatctgatcaagcaaaagtagtgctattcagacatatcaatAAAACTGGCATTTTTTCTAATAATTACAGTAgaagtcaaatcccttaatcgggcaaGCTCTAACAATATTtattactcattaaatcctctaacaaggtggtccatcagcttggattcttaaatcctccaacgaggttacttcTAATAATTTATTGTTcttctgacaaggcatatttgtcaaatcccttaaccgggtgattcctaactagaattagttcttaataggacttattgtaaagctctaataggctttagctcttaatagggcgaacttcaaaagagttcagatagctatccttgtgagtctcatctcatcgtggtttttacctatttgggttttccacgtataaacatgtgtcaagtggtgaatgcttttgtggttgtgactttatttgttgatatggttaatttctgataaggaaagttatgtagaagcattgagagatgattatgttgagttatgattaatcaTTGTTGATTTACATAAATGTTGAAGTTTTTTACTGTTAAAGTTGGCATAATAGTTAAACCTGTTGAATTCAAGTatccttatgaatattgatcttgactgtgatatgattactttgtttgactgagtttgagtttgggaactttgtatcaattttttagtatattgattcaccccccctgctcttagtattctaccaaatacttattctttcatcatactatcataAGCATGGTAGGTGAAGGGACTACTTTTATTTTCtcaaaatgtttttgaaacttCCTACTCATCTCTCTGTGTGAGTGTATTGGTAGAGAAACCAATAATGGTAATTTTTTCTACAATTTTCAATCTAGTACTGGTTGGATCTCTTGCCACTCTCAACATGGACAATGGAGTTCTAAATTTCCTTGACTAGGAAAACATGGGAGGAGAATAGATTCAATCCTTTCAGTATTTCTTCTCTTCATAGGGTCTTTACTATTCTTTGCCAACAAGTTGAAGATGCTATTGTGGCTATCTTTATTTTTTACTAGTTATTGAGTAATGATTCTACTCTTTTGGGCAAACTTGCAACAATATTTTCTTTAAATATCATGGGTTTAGTTTGGTGATTAAAAAACTCCTCATGGGTAATTATGTTCATCCTTCATTCTATTCTTGGTTTGATATTTTTTCCAAAATTGATTTTGTTAATATTTGTGAAGGTCCTACTCTATTTGGTGGCTTCATACCTAGGGATGATCCCTTGGATTAATCAGTTGTCATGTTGTTGTTATATCAATAATTTGGATTGGTGGGGGATGCACTAGAAGACTTTTGTCATTGGCTTATTTCTTATAAGTCAAAGATATATGAGCCTCTTTTCTTTGTTATCTTGGTGAATTTTGATGCTATTCTCCTACTCATTGAACTTTTCTAAGGTTTATCTAGACTTGGGTTCCCAAAATTGTTCCATAGTCCTTACTCAATTTTAATCTCTGAGCAATCATCCACTAGTTAAAGGATTTATTTTTGATTTGGTTTTGTGGGTATAATTTGGTCCAATTTGTCTAGCTTCTCTTTCTAATCAAATTTCTCTCCTCATTGCTTCTTTGTTCTTAGTTGTATTTGGATGTATAATCCCACTCTTTGATTTGagggttgaaattattttccctaTGCCATTGGTCATACCTTATGTGCTATTTATTTATAAATGCTACAATTGTTTGCAACACCATTATTTTACCCACATTGGATTGTTATCCTTGTTTTTATCACCACTCCATTGCTATGCTTCTCATGATAATTTTTTTCACTTGCAtgcttataattttttatttatttatcacatGATTATGTTTATGATTATCTCATTATGATATATCAATTTGTTATCATGCTCATGTTTATAATTGATCTATATAAATAATATCTCCCTTTAATTAATTTCACCTTATGGGGAACAATAATTAGAGGGGAGGCGTACATTAACACTAATtttcttattttaatattttattgatcttaaacataaaaaatcaatgaaTCAATTATCCCTTGTTGATTATGAACTCATGGGACAATgtatttgaaataaaatatttttgaatCACAATATTTGTCATTCATGGACTATAAGCTCATCTATTTGTTGCATTTATTTTTGCATCTTTGGTAATGATACACACTTAAAGATTAATAATTCATACATAAGATATGTGCATGCACCTCAAAGTAGGTACAATATGTAATGGTAAAAAATATTTCCTCAatgtatttttctatttatttttgtacCTAATTTGGGGAAATATCTTAATTCATTTATGTTGGTGTTTTCCCACCACAAGTTCCTTGAAACCCTctaaagcttcttcaggagttttatcctttaaggctttggtaggtgttctattaattaaatatgttgcacaagccatagcttcagcccaaaacttgtaatccatatttttagcatgcaataaacatctagccatttcaacaattgtcctatgcttccgttctgccacaccattttgttgtggtgtataaggaacggtaagctcatgtttaattccaaaagattttaaataagcattaaatgcattattgacatattctcttccattgtcagtacgaagaatcttaattttagaaccagattgcctttctacaaacatatgaaattcagtaaaaatatcaagcacttgatccttactatgaaggaaatatatccatgttcttctggaaaaatcatctacaaaggtaagtgcataccttgaaccttggatggagggattctccatgggacccaagagatcactatgaacgaggtgcaatttagtgtatgccctccaagattgaccatgaggaaagggttccctatgcatcttaccactcatgcaaccattgcaaacaatttgagaaggaacaatactaggcaatccatcaaccatatttgctttttgcattaatgaaatataatcagaattgagatggccaagtctttcatgccatatagtaaaatcaacagtagtaagcaaagaatactttggaggagcaaattcatagaacttgaataggttatcactatccattttagcagtagcaataacttgattagtgtttggatcaatgatataacatatgcccctataaaagttaatcttataatcttgacaaagtttaggaactgaaatcaaatttgattttaattcaggaacataaagaacatcatgtaatttcccattaggaacattcacatcaccaatagcttcaactttacaactatgattattagctaattgaacaggaatattagaagtatcgagatgcaaagattcaaaacattctttatgagaagtaacatgttgagatgcaccagaatcaataatccactcaagtggttgagaaacattataagtacatgtaaatgcatgacgagatgaattaccattattattacccttcttataatgaggtttatgttgattattttgattattttgattcatgggctttttaccattttgtttcttaaaacaattattagtaatatgtccatctttcccacaatatgtgcaatggggtcttgtttgagaattattcctttgattattgtgattattattatgattattattatgagaattattatgataggatttagaatgagattgataattagaagatttgtgattgttatgatgattattattatgattatgattatgtttattattattggatctaaagttattattatgattttgatttttagacataaaagcatgttcactacttttaagagtaccaaattgaattaattttgcttcctcttgacgcaataaattatgaaaaatatcatatgttaattgagtagctaagctaggaatagcaagttgagcatgaacattcataataaattgttgaaattgacgaggaagacattttttaagaataagatgaattaaacgtaaatcagcaagagtaactcctaaaccagttaattgactattaacagaatcaaactttaataagaattcatccatagttttaaagtccgtataccttagatcttcaagttgatcttgaagttgaatttttcgggattcatttgagctatcataagtagtttttaaaatttcccaagcttcatgcgcttttgtacaatttccaattaaaacatacaaatcaggaaccattgaaataccaattaaaccaagtgcttcctcattttgagctttccatctatctaggttggcttgaggagcagatgtagcgggttcaaatgttttatcagtcgcaacatccaaaaggtgtttgaaacgaaaaataaacgagatatgtgttttccaagaatgataattggaactatttaatttaatttctggaattaatgtagacatgatagcaaaataatagtttgtaaaaaaaaattacccctttgattaaaaagataaaaattaacctccttgatttaaaaataaaccagatttgagtaagaattataacaaaagttatgtaaaaaaaaatgttatattcaaatcttaaataacaaatttttaaaaaaatatttaccaaagaaaaaaaaattatatttgaataacaaattgaaattgatttttttaaaaaaaatttatcttaataacaaaataaaacGATTGTATATTAAGAGCTTTATTAAAAACACTTTATTCAAAAAACTttaattcattttaaatttttaaaaaaaactttataactaaatgttttttttttaacgttattaactattaaactttttgttaaaaaattaataaactatctaaaattttgtatatattaaatggcCTTGTCAGATGTGCAGAGACGTTAAAACAGAAAAAAAGTTGCAGGGAAAACGTTCTGGAAAGAATTATAGATGTTGTCTCACGAATACATGCAACACAAGAACAAAAACGGCTTATCTAATTCAATTAGATGCAGTTTCGATGCGGTGGTTGGAGTGGAGAATTAGCAAGAATGAATAGCAAGATTCGTATCGGGCGAACAAGCGACAGCGTAGACTCAGACAAGAGGAAGGGAGAAAGGATCTCGTTATTTTTCAAGTAGGCAAAAATGGCAGGCAGAGGGAAATCTGTAGAGGGGAAGAAGGCAGTTTCAAGGAGTTCTAAGGCTGGTCTTCAGTTTCCTGTTGGGCGTATCGCCAGGTTTCTCAAGGCAGGGAAATATGCTGAGCGTGTAGGTGCGGGCGCTCCTGTTTATCTTGCAGTCGTTCTCGAATATCTTGCTGCTGAGGTTCTTGAGCTGGCCGGTAACGCTGCAAGGGACAACAAGAAGATTGATAAGAAGCGTGTGAAGAGGTTCAAGAGGCCACAGAGCGAACGCAGGATTACTCacaagttttgtttttttttttaaaatttaatgtcAATGTAATATCAGTGCAGAATCTATCCACTTATCAGCTCAATATTAGTAAAAATTATTGTTTGTGTATTGAACTCAATGCTGTGGAGAACTGTAAATTATGAACAGTCTTTCCTAGAGGAATCTTTTAACTAGATTGATTGCATTAACAAAGTTGATGTTTCTGTTAAAAAATTAATGTCAATGTTTTTTTTCTTATATCAGTGTTTGAGCCTCGATACACTTATCATACTATATTTGTGCTATAAAAAACTATCTACCCTTCTTAAGAGACCATAAAAATTAATATTGATGCGCAGTTGTTTTGGTCTTCACAATTTGAATTCAAGACTTATAGCCAGcagttaaatttttattttatttaacaataAACTATAAAATATCTAAAACAACTCAAAATGATAACCACGGTATGGTTGAAAGGGACAATAGAGTCACAGTCCAATGACTAAAAAACAAAACAGATACAATCATATAGGAagaacaaatttaagtttaaataaagattatcctttttatttatcaataacacctacaaataaagatgttaggactgaatggcagatttaaacaaattgaatcagaatagttgtaagcaagaaaaaggttaaaatctgcaagtgaatcagaaatgaAGTTTAATGATAAATTAGTTTTGGCGGCAAGACGACCAAATAAATTAAGGAGactaagtttggcggtaaaccttccaaactatgcacactaaaaaaaataactttggcggcaagccttccaaagatacaaatttaaactaaaaaaggaggaactttggcggcaagccttccaaagcccttttttaataaaaaaaactaactagaataggagattaaacctgcaggcaaacttgttaacaagtttgaaaaaaaagttaaaaatctgaaaccaaaacctggacaatagaaaatattagtaaaagaacttcttctcctctcaagaatgcctccaacaaggtgaactccacagaatggtaactttcatcaatgttaacttaaaacaaggattagaaacctgctctgataccatgaaaggaaataaaagagcaaggaaaggaaaattaatccaagaaagtttatgatgaagtaattgttaccatgagaaaagcaaagaccttggagcatcacccaaatgtaaagaaggaggcacaagaacttttgaaaggggaaaagcaaagaaaaaccccttgtgatattatgaatgaggcaatgcctaaaaatgagagagagagagagagagcaagaagctctttacaatattgtcattaagaagaaatgagagaggaggcatctcttaaatagagatgaggagaggagttacaaagtaactcccaaatctatgaatgccaccattcataaaatgtgtgtgccatgtgtccacatcctcttatggaggaaatctaatattccttaataaaggaaaataaaagaaatgacttgtcctcacacatgtactagaggacaaattacatgtaggaattccaaaggaatatcctaaattaaataaaaataaacctaagctaagtaaagattaaatattctaacaaagtTGATGGCTAAAGATCAAGGTTAAACCCTAAATTTTAAACCTTCTACAATTTTGGCTTTGCCAAACCAAGGAGCGTAATCCTTAACAATATCCTAACAATATAACCTTCAAACCATTGAATATTGTTTTAGGCAGATGCATTCCTCTTTATGTAATACATAGGCATCATCCAATCCTTTCAAATCATTCTCTTAAGATCATAGAACAACAAACCCTAACCtactaaaataaaatagaatatgaaAATaaagattgattttttattttaagattTAAAGGATGCCTTGCAATCCTACTTAGAACTGCACTGATCAATGCCTTATCAGGGCTATATAATTTGGTCCACCACATCAATAACAACTataatatgaaaattataaaaccTATGGGATTGAAAGATGCAATGCATTACACTAAACCCCCCATAATGTttattgttggatattattactactaggatatgttgttgtcattgatgtcaacatattcccgtgttttgatgttttggtatTTGATCCAATGAGTTCCTATTTGATCATATATTTGGTTGcatatttgggagaatgttttggatgttcatgtgtat contains these protein-coding regions:
- the LOC131046970 gene encoding uncharacterized protein LOC131046970, giving the protein MAGRGKSVEGKKAVSRSSKAGLQFPVGRIARFLKAGKYAERVGAGAPVYLAVVLEYLAAEVLELAGNAARDNKKIDKKLQNLSTYQLNISKNYCLCIELNAVENLFEPRYTYHTIFVL